The genome window CAAGCGAATCCGCAGCACGCGCTTTTCCTGCATTTTCGCGTAGATCTCATCGACGCGACCGAACGCAACAAGATTGCCCTCTTCTATGATTCCGATGACGTCGCACATTTCCGCCAGCTCCGGCAGGATGTGCGAGCTGATAATAATCGTCTTGCCCATATCGCGCAGCTCTTTTAAAATCTCCCGTAGCTCGATGCGCGCACGCGGGTCCAAGCCCGATGCCGGTTCATCCAGGATCAAGACTTCCGGATTGTGCACCAGGGAACGAGCGAGGCCCAGCCGTTGCTTCATTCCTCGTGAAAGAGAATCTACATAGGCATCGCGCTTGTGGCTCAGATTCACCAGCTCCAGCAGCTGCGGAATGATTTGCTTGCGCTCGGACAACGGAATATCGTAATTGGCCCCGTAAAAATCGAGGTATTCCTCCGCTGTCAGATTGTCGTAGACACCGAAGAAGTCCGGCATGTAGCCGATCAGCTTTCGCACTTCCTTGGGATGCTTCGTCACTTCGTAGCCACCCACGTACGCCTTCCCGCTCGTCGGCTCGAGCAAGGTCGCCAGGATCGACATGGTCGTGGATTTTCCTGCGCCATTGGGGCCGACGAAGCCAAATACCGTCCCTTTTTCAATCTCTAGGCTGAGCCCTTTCAATGCCTGCATTTTCCCGTATTGTTTTCGCAAGTTTTGAATCTGGATCACGGTTTGGTCACCTTCCCTTCCACGCTGACGCTCGGTATGCCGATGTGGCGATGATCCGAAAACTGGTGAGAAAATTTCAGCCTCAATACGTGATCTCCGGAAACGTACGCAGCCGCCTTGTCCCCCGTCATGATGTTGTTGGCAAAAACCTTGTCAAAAGGATCGAAAGCTTTTGTCTTCCAGTTGTAGACCAGCTTGTCAAACGGCGTATTGTCATCCGACCAGGTGTACAGATACAGATTGCTTATTTGCAGCTGTTGTCCATCCCGGTTCAGGTTGACGTCAAAGCTGATGTCGCCAGCAGGCATCATGAATCCATCTCCCATGTCATCCACCGGAACTGAGCTTCCCGCCATCGTCACGTCAAACGTCCCTGCCGGGTAATACACGCGGCCGTCTTTGGCTGGCTTGATCTGCAGAGGAGACGTCACCAGTGCGATGCTGTCAGGATGAATGGCTTCCCCTTTCAGGGAGGCATCCAAGATAGGCTCGCTCGTCCAACCTGCGATGGTTACTTGACTTGTTTGGAAGGTTCCCGCCCGTTTGAATTCCACGATTTGCGCCATGGCTTGCTCGCGTGAATTCACATTCGGATTGGCCTTTGCGTGATTCGGCACGATCAGGCCGGACAGACGCTGGTTTTGCCCTCTCCTGGACTGCATTTGTGCATCAGGCTTGAAAAGTAGCTTCACTTGGACAGTTTGGCCTGGGGCCATTTCCGGGAATTCTTGCACCTGCATGCCGGTGATGACCTTTACATCCCTGAGCGCATATTTGGTTTTGTTCGTGACGGTCCCAGTCAAGGCACCATCCCCGTACGACAAATCAGAGGCAAACTCTCCGGCATCGGAAACCGTCTGTTCCGTTGCCACCTTGCGCATGGACCAAAATTCTACATCACGAAACTGAATATCCGTATGATCCGGCTGCAGAGATGTCCAGATTCTCGGTACCTCATCGAATCGACGACTCTCCATGATTGGCTGGGACATGCCCTGACCTGTGATGGTCACCTTGTAATCCCCGCTTGTCGGAACAAAGAACGCGGTCACTCCGGTTGCCTTGGCCAAACCGTCCCCTTTCAATTCGACATATCCTGTCTGATGAACCAGGACACCTGTTCCGCGCTGCAACGCCCCAAAGGAAAAGATACCGATGCCAGTCACTACGGATAAAACGGGAACAATCGCCCACATATAGCTTTGCTTGCGCTTGTACCGCAGCAGATAAAAAAGGATGGGCCCTGCAATCAGGGCATAGATGCCAAAGAAGAATGCAAACCAGCCCACCTCGGGGATTTTGAGGGCCGGAATACGCTCCGCAGCTTCGCTGAGCGGCCAGATGCTATCCGTCAACGCTTCCCGGTTGCGATCCAGGGAGGATCCGAAAGCCTTAATCAGGGTATCGGCCCAAAGCTTGCTGTTCCCCGTCCAGCTGGCTACAGGCTCGGCAGCCAGATCGTAAGCCACGTAGAGGACTTTCCCGTCTCCGACTGCCCGCGATGCGAACAAGGGCTGTTGGCTTTCCGTGTACCAGGCTTTACCGGATTTCACGGCACCTGCGCTAATCGTAAAAGGCGTGTTCAGTTCGACCGGTTTGCTTTTGTCGGCCGTCAAGCTCGCCAACGAGTTCACTTGCGTCACACCGCTGACTTCGACAGGTGAGAGATCGGCCAGAGCTCCCGCCGTTTTTTTATACTGGGCGCCACCTGCCAGAATCAGCATCCCGCCGGATTTCGTCCAGTCCCGAATCGCCTGGATTTGCTGGTCGTTTAAGGTATCCAGCGCAAAGTTGTTCAGTAGCAGCAAATCCACCATGCGAAGCTGGTCACCCGATGCTGGCACTTGATCCGGCTTCATCGGGAGCACTTTCATCTCATTTGAGAAGGACGCCTTTGGCAGCGCTCCCAAGAAATTGGCCGTATCCGGATCCTCTGCCAGTACCCCGACCAGCAGCGTGTCACCATTGTAGCGTCTGCCGCCAACCGGTG of Brevibacillus choshinensis contains these proteins:
- a CDS encoding ABC transporter ATP-binding protein → MIQIQNLRKQYGKMQALKGLSLEIEKGTVFGFVGPNGAGKSTTMSILATLLEPTSGKAYVGGYEVTKHPKEVRKLIGYMPDFFGVYDNLTAEEYLDFYGANYDIPLSERKQIIPQLLELVNLSHKRDAYVDSLSRGMKQRLGLARSLVHNPEVLILDEPASGLDPRARIELREILKELRDMGKTIIISSHILPELAEMCDVIGIIEEGNLVAFGRVDEIYAKMQEKRVLRIRLTGRIEEAMTRLREMPVVSGVTREGNWIVAGFAGDDAQQVQLLQDLTTAGFPVAAFNEAEGNLEEIFLEITKGVGS
- a CDS encoding DUF7408 domain-containing protein, with the protein product MNTAKEYKRWLIAICACLLLAAGMPGGSVTIARAEEAVQLRATAGVGGEYKETGIVPVQVTMTNNGPDLEGDLAVMTGDRGNNTFSVAYYQPVSIAKGATKQITITVPGTEVRPDSYVALMKKDKVLVKAPVGGRRYNGDTLLVGVLAEDPDTANFLGALPKASFSNEMKVLPMKPDQVPASGDQLRMVDLLLLNNFALDTLNDQQIQAIRDWTKSGGMLILAGGAQYKKTAGALADLSPVEVSGVTQVNSLASLTADKSKPVELNTPFTISAGAVKSGKAWYTESQQPLFASRAVGDGKVLYVAYDLAAEPVASWTGNSKLWADTLIKAFGSSLDRNREALTDSIWPLSEAAERIPALKIPEVGWFAFFFGIYALIAGPILFYLLRYKRKQSYMWAIVPVLSVVTGIGIFSFGALQRGTGVLVHQTGYVELKGDGLAKATGVTAFFVPTSGDYKVTITGQGMSQPIMESRRFDEVPRIWTSLQPDHTDIQFRDVEFWSMRKVATEQTVSDAGEFASDLSYGDGALTGTVTNKTKYALRDVKVITGMQVQEFPEMAPGQTVQVKLLFKPDAQMQSRRGQNQRLSGLIVPNHAKANPNVNSREQAMAQIVEFKRAGTFQTSQVTIAGWTSEPILDASLKGEAIHPDSIALVTSPLQIKPAKDGRVYYPAGTFDVTMAGSSVPVDDMGDGFMMPAGDISFDVNLNRDGQQLQISNLYLYTWSDDNTPFDKLVYNWKTKAFDPFDKVFANNIMTGDKAAAYVSGDHVLRLKFSHQFSDHRHIGIPSVSVEGKVTKP